One window of the Babesia microti strain RI chromosome IV, complete genome genome contains the following:
- a CDS encoding methionyl aminopeptidase (overlaps_old_locusTagID:BBM_III05525): MGELLDAVNNTETAKNEEIINKDENDIVGELDDKLNLNKNDKTSDVVKKKNKKKKKKKSSTSETNVNAFNPVDQYIRCIKPWTYEVENSDKPVDQQFSKGKYPLGQIIPYTGTGKARMESKEKMVAEKIHEEDYEYLRRAAECHRQVRRYIQSFIRPGLTMIEIAQAVDAKTKHLISANGLDAGWGFPTGCSLNNCAAHYTPNYGDTTILQQNDVCKLDFGTQVKGNIIDCAFTIAFDEKYDPLIMATQEGTNTGLKMAGIDAYMADIAEAIQEAIESHEVEIDGTTYPVRAIRNLTGHNIGKYLIHAGKSVPIVKNSGCNERMEEGEMYAIETFASTGKGFVLEKEDCSHYMKTFDVGFVPLRLRSSKDLLKCIDENFGTLAFCRRWLDDLGQKRHLISLKNLVDNGIVTPYPPLSDIKGCYTSQMEHTILLRPTCKEVLSRGDDY; this comes from the exons ATGGGTGAATTACTAGATGCAGTAAATAATACTGAAACAGCTAAAAATGaagaaataattaataaagaTGAAAATGACATTGTTGGTGAATTAGATGATAAGTTAAATCtgaataaaaatgacaaaaCTTCAGATGTTGTTAAAAAAAAGAATAAAAAAAAAAAGAAGAAGAAGTCTTCAACATCAGAAACAAATGTTAACGCATTTAACCCTGTGGATCAGTATATTCGCTGCATCAAACCATGGACCTATGAAGTGGAAAATTCAGATAAACCAGTTGACCAACAATTTAGCAAGGGAAAGTACCCATTAG GCCAAATAATCCCATATACTGGTACTGGAAAAGCAAGGATGGAATCAAAGGAGAAGATGGTTGCTGAAAAGATCCATGAGGAAGACTATGAATATCTACGTCGTGCCGCTGAATGCCACCGTCAAGTTAGACGCTATATCCAATCATTTATCAGACCAG GGTTAACTATGATTGAAATTGCCCAAGCAGTAGATGCTAAGACTAAACATTTGATCAGTGCCAATGGCTTGGATGCTGGTTGGGGATTTCCCACTGGCTGTTCATTAAACAACTGTGCAGCTCACTATACTCCTAATTATGGTGATACAACGATTTTACAGCAAAATGACGTTTGCAAGCTTGACTTTGGCACACAAGTGAAGGGAAACATTATAGATTGCGCGTTTACGATTGCCTTTGACGAGAAGTATGATCCTTTAATCATGGCAACACAGGAAGGTACAAATACTGGGCTGAAAATGGCTGGTATTGATGCCTACATGGCGGATATAGCCGAGGCTATCCAGGAAGCCATCGAGTCTCATGAAGTTGAGATAGACGGTACGACATATCCTGTTAGAGCAATTAGAAATCTCACTGGGCATAACATCGGCAAATATCTCATACATGCGGGAAAATCTGTGCCTATTGTCAAAAATTCTGGGTGTAATGAGCGGATGGAAGAGGGAGAAATGTATGCAATTGAGACATTTGCCTCAACGGGAAAGGGGTTTGTTTTGGAAAAGGAGGATTGTTCACACTATATGAAGACATTTGATGTAGGGTTTGTACCATTGCGTCTAAGGTCTTCAAAAGACTTGCTAAAGTGCAtagatgaaaattttggcaCTCTGGCATTTTGCCGTCGTTGGTTAGATGATTTAGGCCAAAAACGGCATTTAATTtcactaaaaaatttggtGGATAATGGTATTGTAACACCATACCCTCCCCTTTCAGATATTAAAGGGTGTTATACATCGCAAATGGAGCATACGATACTGTTAAGACCTACCTGTAAGGAAGTATTATCTCGGGGTGATGATTACTGA
- a CDS encoding mitochondrial acidic protein MAM33, putative (overlaps_old_locusTagID:BBM_III05530): protein MVSYRNIFGVTSRCLTAFKRNIYSISYNPLSYRCPYKSNSHFQHPNSLRNFSTEQQKLLQIIQGEIQHETTNYEEPSNLKSFLSSSGWKLEETEGEVNMSLKKTVNGMNVSVEFQLVSPFEPDGEGETQAEMTEFSVSVEKEGSPGNGLIFFCTTIQNDEKFRYMICNVRQFANNEAKNSIHSYNGPEFEDLDDTLQSALDEWLGSLGIDSELCDFIDSCSIDKEQREYVVWLKGVEKFLS, encoded by the exons ATGGTATCCTACCGTAACATATTTGGCGTAACTAGTCGTTGCTTAACGGCTTTTAAACGCAATATATACTCCATTAGCTACAACCCACTTTCTTATAGATGTCCATATAAGTCTAACTCTCATTTTCAACATCCCAATTCACTTAGAAATTTTTCCACCGAACAACagaaattattacaaattatccaGGGTGAAATTCAACATGAAACAACAAATTATGAAGAACCCTCGAATCTCAAATCCTTTCTCAGTTCATCGG GTTGGAAGCTCGAGGAAACTGAAGGAGAGGTCAACATGTCGCTGAAGAAGACAGTAAATGGCATGAATGTATCAGTAGAATTTCAACTCGTTTCCCCCTTTGAACCTGATGGTGAAGGCGAAACGCAAGCTGAGATGACTGAGTTTTCTGTTTCAGTAGAAAAGGAAGGTAGCCCTGGCAATGGACTAATCTTTTTTTGCACAACCATACAGAATGATGAAAAGTTTAGATACATGATTTGCAATGTCAGACAGTTTGCTAATAATGAGGCTAAGAATTCG atacaCTCTTACAATGGACCAGAGTTTGAAGACTTGGACGACACTCTGCAATCCGCCTTGGATGAATGGCTTGGTAGTTTGGGTATTGATTCGGAATTATGTGATTTTATCGATTCCTGCAGTATAGACAAGGAACAGAGGGAGTATGTGGTTTGGCTCAAGGGCGTAGAAAAATTTTTGTCCTAA